In Flavobacteriales bacterium, one DNA window encodes the following:
- a CDS encoding T9SS type A sorting domain-containing protein translates to MDRTLRVNMDASRSNSFLITDSTGRITWKGSILPGVNELDVSNWSSGTYFLRSTASSAVHAFVVR, encoded by the coding sequence GTGGATAGGACCCTTCGGGTCAACATGGATGCGTCAAGGTCAAATTCGTTTCTCATAACGGATTCGACCGGGCGTATCACATGGAAAGGAAGTATATTGCCCGGGGTCAACGAACTCGACGTATCAAATTGGTCGAGTGGAACCTACTTCCTAAGGTCTACTGCATCATCAGCGGTTCATGCCTTCGTTGTTCGCTAG